One Sodalis praecaptivus DNA segment encodes these proteins:
- a CDS encoding amino acid ABC transporter permease → MNFNWAVVQDNLTYLLWGRVAEGEPGGLLLTILIALAAGVIALALGVLLAALAWRYGGWTRRLLFVWADLIRGIPLIFVIFWLYFLLPVAFGHSLPGAVTVTLALAWFTSAAVMHATLAGLRALPTGQVEAGLASGLSHWHVLRLILLPQAWPNLLPSWTGLLTSLIKDTSLAFIVNVPELTTVAGQVNSRLQIYPAEIFLLVGALYYVLCASLTALAAWSGRSAGLRRGGERRPGA, encoded by the coding sequence ATGAACTTTAATTGGGCGGTGGTGCAGGATAATCTGACGTATCTGCTTTGGGGCAGGGTGGCGGAAGGGGAACCCGGCGGCCTGCTGCTGACGATTTTGATAGCGCTTGCTGCGGGCGTCATCGCCCTGGCGCTGGGTGTGCTGCTGGCGGCGCTGGCCTGGCGTTACGGCGGCTGGACGCGTCGCTTACTGTTTGTCTGGGCGGATCTTATCCGCGGTATCCCGCTTATTTTCGTCATTTTCTGGCTCTACTTTCTGCTGCCGGTGGCGTTCGGCCACTCTCTGCCTGGCGCGGTGACCGTCACGCTGGCGCTGGCCTGGTTTACCTCCGCGGCGGTCATGCACGCGACGCTGGCCGGTCTGCGGGCCTTGCCGACCGGTCAGGTGGAAGCCGGCCTGGCCAGCGGTCTAAGCCATTGGCACGTCCTGCGGTTGATTCTGCTGCCCCAGGCCTGGCCGAATTTGTTGCCCTCCTGGACCGGTCTGCTAACGTCGCTGATTAAGGATACGTCGTTGGCGTTTATCGTCAATGTGCCGGAGCTGACCACCGTGGCAGGCCAGGTCAACAGCCGGCTGCAAATTTATCCGGCCGAAATCTTCTTGCTGGTCGGCGCACTGTATTATGTTTTGTGCGCCTCGCTTACCGCGCTGGCGGCCTGGTCCGGTCGTAGCGCCGGGCTGCGTCGCGGTGGCGAACGCCGTCCGGGAGCTTAA
- a CDS encoding amino acid ABC transporter permease yields the protein MIWHPDWAGVLSGQPLAWIGTGFVTTLLVTLVGSLLATVMMLLLLALRMMPGRSGRLLVAGWVSLFRNTPLLVQLFFWYFAAWSALPVEWRDYLADDHRWATLPGNVPWLTPEFICAAWGLAVFSAAYLLEELQAGLNALPAGQREAAIAQGFSRLAMLRYILLPQGVRNAWQPLVGQYLNLMKLSSLASAIGFGELTYYISQIESYNAHALEGFAVGTALYLLLGLAMGAILLRLGPRPPRPGGREAGHEL from the coding sequence ATGATTTGGCATCCTGATTGGGCCGGCGTGCTGAGCGGCCAGCCGTTGGCGTGGATTGGTACCGGCTTTGTCACTACCTTGCTGGTGACGCTGGTGGGGTCGCTTTTGGCGACGGTGATGATGCTGCTGCTCTTGGCGCTGCGCATGATGCCGGGCCGTAGCGGGCGGTTGCTGGTGGCGGGCTGGGTTTCGCTTTTTCGCAACACGCCTTTGCTGGTACAGCTGTTTTTTTGGTATTTTGCCGCCTGGAGCGCGCTGCCGGTCGAATGGCGCGACTATTTGGCCGACGACCACCGCTGGGCGACACTGCCCGGTAATGTTCCTTGGCTGACGCCGGAATTTATCTGTGCCGCCTGGGGATTGGCGGTGTTCAGCGCGGCTTACCTGCTTGAAGAGTTGCAGGCGGGGCTTAACGCCCTGCCGGCGGGGCAGCGCGAAGCGGCGATCGCGCAAGGTTTCAGCCGCCTGGCGATGCTGCGTTACATCCTGTTGCCGCAGGGGGTGCGCAACGCTTGGCAGCCCCTGGTTGGGCAATACCTCAACTTGATGAAGCTCTCCTCCCTGGCCTCCGCCATCGGTTTTGGCGAGTTGACTTACTACATCAGCCAGATTGAAAGTTACAATGCCCACGCGCTCGAGGGGTTCGCCGTCGGTACGGCGCTGTATTTGCTGCTGGGGCTGGCGATGGGCGCCATCTTGCTGCGGCTGGGCCCGCGGCCGCCTCGGCCCGGTGGGCGGGAGGCCGGTCATGAACTTTAA
- a CDS encoding amino acid ABC transporter ATP-binding protein, producing the protein MKSLYVPAATLPPGAGDVPVAVEFRRVSKVFGQQPVLRDINFHVNAGEVVAICGPSGSGKSTLIRLINQLETLSSGEIFVHQRATAGLRGRRLRALRTGIGFVFQQFNLYSHLTALDNVALALIKIQKLSVAAAHQHAREKLRQVGLADKAQHFPHQLSGGQQQRVAIARALATDADIILFDEPTSALDPEMIGEVLAVMRDLAGSGMTMMVVTHEMQFAREIADRVVFMDGGEILEQAEPALFFTRPQHPRAQRFLERVLSPLGVGEPTPL; encoded by the coding sequence GTGAAGTCATTATATGTCCCGGCGGCAACGTTGCCGCCGGGGGCGGGCGATGTTCCGGTAGCGGTGGAGTTTCGCCGGGTAAGTAAAGTTTTCGGTCAGCAGCCGGTGCTGCGGGATATCAATTTTCACGTTAACGCAGGGGAAGTAGTGGCGATCTGCGGGCCGTCAGGCTCCGGTAAGTCCACCCTGATCCGCCTTATCAATCAGCTCGAAACCCTGAGCAGCGGCGAGATTTTTGTTCACCAGCGCGCCACCGCCGGACTGCGCGGCCGACGGCTGCGGGCGCTGCGTACCGGCATCGGTTTCGTCTTCCAGCAGTTTAATCTCTATAGCCATCTGACCGCGCTGGATAATGTCGCGCTGGCCCTTATCAAAATTCAGAAGTTAAGCGTGGCCGCGGCGCATCAGCACGCGCGCGAGAAGCTGCGCCAGGTCGGATTGGCGGACAAGGCGCAGCATTTCCCTCATCAGCTTTCGGGAGGCCAGCAGCAGCGGGTGGCTATCGCGCGCGCGTTGGCCACCGACGCCGATATTATTTTGTTCGATGAACCTACCTCGGCGCTGGATCCCGAGATGATCGGCGAAGTGTTGGCGGTGATGCGCGATTTGGCGGGCAGCGGGATGACCATGATGGTTGTCACCCATGAGATGCAGTTCGCCCGAGAGATAGCCGATCGGGTGGTCTTCATGGACGGCGGCGAGATCCTCGAACAGGCCGAGCCGGCGCTATTCTTCACCCGGCCGCAGCACCCCCGCGCCCAACGTTTTCTGGAAAGGGTGCTGTCGCCGCTCGGCGTCGGGGAGCCGACGCCGTTATGA
- a CDS encoding ABC transporter substrate-binding protein, with amino-acid sequence MAYFRQNSRLIRAAGALLMLSLAPLAARADQLADIQRAGVVRVATFDANPPFGAIDAKTHRIVGYDVDFARAIADALGVKLALVPTNPANRIPLLQSGKADLIIADITITPERAQVIDFSTPYFVTGQQFLVPAASSDKLEDYASARIGAVKGTTGEQALHHRFPNARVLAYDDIPLALSALRNGNVKAITQDSTILAGLLAGAPDKASYKILPALLSEEQIGIGVKKGEDALLNAVNQQLIALEHSGEAQRIYNSWFGPQSPAPQPRSFTITSH; translated from the coding sequence ATGGCTTATTTTAGGCAGAACTCCAGGTTGATCAGGGCGGCGGGCGCCCTGCTAATGTTAAGTCTCGCTCCGCTGGCGGCGCGGGCGGATCAGTTGGCGGATATTCAGCGCGCGGGGGTCGTGCGCGTCGCCACCTTCGACGCCAATCCGCCGTTTGGCGCCATTGATGCCAAAACCCATCGTATTGTTGGCTATGACGTGGATTTCGCCCGCGCCATCGCCGATGCGCTCGGCGTAAAGCTGGCGCTGGTGCCCACCAACCCCGCTAACCGCATTCCTCTGCTGCAGTCCGGCAAGGCCGATCTGATTATTGCCGATATTACGATTACCCCTGAACGGGCACAGGTGATTGATTTCTCGACCCCGTACTTTGTCACCGGTCAGCAATTCCTGGTGCCGGCCGCCTCGTCGGATAAGCTGGAGGACTATGCTTCGGCCAGGATCGGCGCCGTGAAGGGCACCACCGGCGAACAGGCGCTGCATCACCGTTTTCCCAACGCCCGGGTACTGGCCTATGACGATATTCCGCTGGCGCTGTCGGCGCTGCGCAACGGCAATGTCAAAGCCATCACCCAGGACAGCACCATTCTGGCCGGGCTGTTGGCCGGCGCGCCGGATAAGGCGAGCTACAAGATTTTGCCGGCGTTGCTAAGCGAGGAGCAAATTGGCATCGGCGTTAAAAAAGGCGAGGACGCGCTGTTGAATGCAGTCAATCAGCAGCTTATCGCGCTTGAACATAGCGGGGAGGCACAGCGGATTTACAACAGCTGGTTTGGACCGCAATCCCCGGCGCCGCAACCGCGGTCGTTCACCATCACCTCCCATTAA
- a CDS encoding class I SAM-dependent methyltransferase: MKDNALRKTVILQNLPLHLPGLEISPLFRPATDKALHNVCYTDYTSAEDSRQKHAHYEHDDIVDIDFIWHPHATLESCVPGHQRFDWAVASHVLEHVPDPLGWILEVLAVLNDGAIFSLVLPNKRYCFDRFRQTSSAAQWLQWWLTRQRIPAPQQLYDFLRNCTSDDGEMYERLKDLTPEAYQNTRCPHYTQQQALEFVLNAWTTGHYFDAHCSVFTPESAAALLAEVVELGILNVAVSAPQQYEDEFYIQLTKLGEPALPHPGPGAS; this comes from the coding sequence ATGAAAGATAACGCGTTGCGCAAGACAGTCATTTTGCAGAACTTGCCCCTACACCTCCCCGGTCTGGAGATTTCACCTCTGTTTCGTCCCGCCACGGATAAAGCGCTGCACAATGTGTGCTATACCGATTATACCTCGGCGGAGGATTCCCGACAAAAACACGCGCATTATGAACACGATGACATCGTCGACATTGATTTTATCTGGCACCCTCACGCGACGCTTGAAAGCTGTGTGCCGGGGCACCAGCGCTTCGACTGGGCGGTGGCTTCGCACGTTCTGGAGCATGTCCCGGACCCGCTGGGGTGGATATTGGAGGTGCTGGCGGTACTCAACGACGGGGCGATCTTTTCATTGGTGTTGCCCAATAAACGGTATTGTTTTGACCGGTTTCGTCAAACCAGCAGCGCGGCGCAGTGGTTGCAATGGTGGTTGACCCGCCAGCGAATACCGGCGCCGCAGCAGCTGTATGATTTCCTGCGCAATTGCACCTCCGACGACGGCGAGATGTACGAGCGATTGAAAGATTTGACCCCCGAAGCCTACCAAAACACCCGCTGCCCGCATTATACGCAGCAGCAAGCGTTGGAATTCGTGTTGAACGCCTGGACGACCGGCCACTATTTTGATGCCCATTGCTCGGTTTTCACCCCCGAGAGCGCCGCGGCGTTATTGGCCGAAGTGGTTGAACTGGGCATTTTGAACGTTGCGGTCTCTGCCCCGCAGCAGTACGAGGATGAATTTTACATTCAACTCACCAAGCTGGGCGAGCCCGCGCTCCCTCATCCCGGTCCGGGCGCATCGTGA
- the dusC gene encoding tRNA dihydrouridine(16) synthase DusC, with protein sequence MRVVLAPMEGVLDALVRELLCEINDYDLCITEFLRVVDGLLPEKSFYRLCPELRRDSRTPDGTPVRVQLLGQSPPWLAENAWRAAALGSWGVDLNCGCPSKTVNGSGGGATLLKDPELIYQAAKAIRAAVPADLPVSVKVRLGWDSSSRSLDIADAVEQAGASEIAVHGRTKADGYRAESIDWPAIAAIRQRLRIPVIANGEVMDWRSGQSCLAVSGCQSLMIGRGALSVPNLSRVVKDRAPPLCWSQVVVLLQKYSRMEKQGDTGLYHVARIKQWLNYLRKHYPEAGELFSTLRALKTSSAIGDVLCRLSDQAQ encoded by the coding sequence ATGCGTGTCGTGTTGGCTCCGATGGAAGGCGTGCTTGACGCGCTGGTCCGCGAGCTGTTGTGCGAAATAAATGATTACGATTTGTGCATCACCGAATTTTTGCGGGTGGTGGACGGTCTGCTGCCGGAAAAATCTTTCTATCGACTCTGCCCTGAATTGCGCCGCGACAGCCGGACGCCTGACGGCACCCCCGTGCGGGTGCAACTTCTGGGGCAAAGCCCGCCTTGGCTGGCGGAGAATGCCTGGCGCGCGGCGGCGCTGGGATCCTGGGGGGTCGATCTCAACTGCGGCTGCCCGTCGAAAACCGTCAACGGTAGCGGAGGCGGCGCGACGCTGCTGAAAGATCCTGAGCTGATTTATCAGGCCGCGAAAGCGATACGCGCGGCGGTTCCCGCCGACCTGCCGGTCTCGGTCAAAGTCCGCCTCGGTTGGGACTCCTCTAGCCGCAGCCTGGACATCGCCGATGCGGTGGAGCAGGCCGGCGCCAGCGAAATCGCGGTGCACGGCCGTACCAAAGCGGATGGCTACCGGGCCGAAAGCATCGACTGGCCTGCCATCGCGGCGATCCGCCAGCGTTTACGTATCCCCGTTATCGCTAATGGTGAGGTGATGGATTGGCGGAGCGGACAATCGTGCCTGGCGGTCTCCGGTTGCCAGTCGCTGATGATTGGCCGCGGCGCGCTCAGCGTGCCCAACCTGAGCCGGGTGGTCAAAGACCGAGCGCCGCCGCTGTGCTGGTCTCAGGTCGTCGTACTGCTGCAAAAATACAGCCGCATGGAAAAACAGGGCGATACCGGCCTGTATCATGTCGCGCGCATCAAGCAGTGGCTTAACTATTTGCGCAAGCACTATCCCGAAGCCGGCGAGCTGTTTAGCACGCTGCGCGCGCTGAAAACCTCTTCGGCGATAGGTGATGTGCTTTGCCGCCTTTCCGACCAAGCGCAATGA
- the rhlE gene encoding ATP-dependent RNA helicase RhlE, translating to MSFDSLGLSAEILRALAEKGYLEPTPVQQQAIPYVLQGRDIMASAQTGTGKTAAFTLPILQLLEQRPAPAGKQRRPVRALILTPTRELAAQIGENITEYSAHLGLRSLVVFGGVSINPQMMKLRGGVEVLVATPGRLLDLAQQRAVDLSQVEILVLDEADRMLDMGFIHDIRRVMKLLPTKRQSLMFSATFSDEIKTLANSLLDNPASVEVARRNTASEQITQFVHMVDKKRKRELLSDMIGRNNWQQVLVFTRTKHGANHLAEQLNKDGITAAAIHGNKSQGARTRALADFKQGGIRVLVATDIAARGLDIDLLPHVVNYELPQVAEDYVHRIGRTGRAAATGEALSLVCVDELGLLRDIERLLKKPIPRIALPGYDPDPSIKAEPIQQGRGSGRGGATRGGRGAPAGDGARDSRSGPRRDGAQPRRSASGRGAASGNGGARSGGASGNGGARSGGASGNGGARSGGASGNGGARSGRGGNYAGNGGTRSGNR from the coding sequence ATGTCATTTGATTCACTTGGCCTGAGTGCCGAGATTTTGCGCGCATTAGCGGAAAAGGGCTATCTCGAACCGACGCCGGTTCAGCAACAAGCCATCCCTTATGTATTACAAGGCCGCGATATCATGGCCAGTGCCCAGACCGGCACAGGCAAAACCGCCGCCTTTACCTTACCGATACTGCAACTGCTCGAGCAGCGCCCGGCGCCGGCCGGTAAACAGCGCCGGCCTGTACGGGCGCTTATTTTGACGCCCACCCGTGAGCTGGCGGCGCAGATCGGCGAAAACATTACCGAGTACAGCGCCCATCTCGGCCTGCGCTCGCTGGTGGTGTTCGGCGGCGTCAGCATCAACCCGCAGATGATGAAGCTGCGCGGCGGCGTGGAAGTGCTGGTGGCGACCCCCGGGCGCCTGTTGGATCTGGCTCAGCAGCGCGCGGTCGATCTTTCCCAGGTGGAAATCCTGGTGCTGGATGAGGCCGACCGCATGCTGGATATGGGCTTTATTCACGATATCCGCCGGGTGATGAAGCTGCTGCCGACAAAACGTCAGAGTCTGATGTTTTCCGCCACCTTCTCCGATGAGATTAAAACGCTGGCGAACAGCCTGCTGGATAATCCGGCGTCGGTTGAGGTCGCGCGGCGCAATACCGCGTCCGAGCAAATAACCCAGTTTGTGCACATGGTCGATAAAAAGCGCAAGCGCGAGCTGCTCTCCGACATGATCGGTCGGAACAACTGGCAGCAGGTGCTGGTGTTTACCCGTACCAAGCACGGCGCTAACCACCTGGCGGAGCAGCTTAACAAGGACGGCATCACTGCCGCCGCCATCCACGGTAATAAGAGCCAGGGCGCACGTACCCGGGCGCTGGCGGATTTCAAGCAGGGCGGCATCCGCGTCCTGGTGGCGACCGATATTGCCGCCCGCGGTCTGGATATCGATCTGCTGCCGCACGTGGTGAACTATGAGTTGCCTCAGGTGGCGGAAGATTATGTCCATCGCATCGGGCGCACCGGCCGCGCGGCGGCCACCGGCGAAGCGCTGTCGCTGGTGTGTGTCGATGAGCTGGGCCTGCTGCGCGATATCGAGCGTTTGCTGAAAAAGCCGATCCCGCGTATCGCGTTACCGGGCTATGATCCAGACCCTAGCATCAAAGCCGAGCCCATCCAACAGGGGCGGGGTAGCGGTCGCGGCGGCGCGACCCGCGGCGGCCGTGGCGCACCCGCCGGTGATGGCGCGCGCGATAGCCGTTCCGGCCCGCGCCGCGATGGCGCGCAGCCTCGCCGCAGCGCATCCGGCCGCGGTGCTGCCTCCGGCAACGGTGGTGCCCGCAGCGGCGGCGCTTCCGGCAACGGCGGTGCCCGCAGCGGCGGCGCTTCCGGCAACGGCGGTGCCCGCAGCGGTGGTGCTTCCGGTAACGGCGGTGCCCGCAGCGGCCGTGGCGGCAATTATGCCGGTAACGGCGGCACCCGCAGCGGTAATCGATAA
- the tcyN gene encoding L-cystine ABC transporter ATP-binding protein TcyN: MSAIEVKGLVKSFNDHRVLNGIDLAVNPGEVLAIVGPSGSGKTTLLRSINLLETPDGGSIQVGDITIDANRPLNGQKGQIRALRQQVGFVFQNFNLFPHRSVLDNIIEGPLVVKKEPREEVVARARELLAKVGLSGKEQAFPKRLSGGQQQRVAIARALAMRPAVILFDEPTSALDPELVGEVLSTIRALAEERRTMVIVTHEMGFARDVADRAIFMDEGNIVEQGPAREVFAHPGHERTRLFLNKFLGA; the protein is encoded by the coding sequence ATGAGCGCTATTGAAGTTAAAGGCCTGGTGAAGTCATTCAATGACCATAGGGTGCTCAACGGTATCGACCTCGCGGTGAATCCCGGCGAGGTGCTGGCCATCGTCGGCCCGAGCGGATCCGGTAAAACCACGTTGCTGCGCAGTATTAACCTGCTGGAAACGCCGGACGGCGGCAGCATTCAGGTGGGCGACATCACCATTGACGCCAACCGCCCCCTCAACGGCCAGAAAGGGCAGATCCGCGCTCTGCGCCAGCAGGTGGGATTCGTGTTTCAAAATTTCAACCTGTTCCCGCATCGCTCGGTGCTCGACAATATCATCGAGGGGCCGTTGGTGGTGAAGAAAGAGCCGCGTGAGGAGGTAGTCGCACGCGCGCGGGAACTGTTGGCCAAGGTTGGGCTGAGCGGTAAAGAACAGGCTTTCCCCAAACGGCTCTCCGGCGGCCAGCAGCAGCGGGTGGCTATCGCCCGCGCGCTGGCGATGCGTCCGGCGGTGATTTTGTTCGATGAACCCACCTCGGCGCTGGATCCCGAACTGGTGGGTGAAGTGTTGAGCACGATCCGCGCACTCGCCGAGGAGCGGCGCACCATGGTTATCGTTACCCACGAGATGGGGTTCGCCCGTGACGTGGCCGACCGCGCGATTTTCATGGATGAGGGCAACATCGTTGAGCAAGGGCCCGCGCGCGAGGTGTTCGCGCACCCTGGTCATGAGCGCACCCGGCTGTTTCTCAATAAATTTCTCGGCGCATAG
- a CDS encoding D-cysteine desulfhydrase, translated as MCDLAQRLAAFPRLDIIGPPTPLEHLPRLSSFLARDIFIKRDDLTPLGLGGNKLRKLEFLAADALRQGADTLLTAGAIQSNHVRQTAALAAKLGLHCVALLENPTGTDDGNYLTNGNRLLLDLFQCEVILCEALTQPVQQLADAALRLEAQGFRPYVVPVGGSNALGSLGYAGCALEIAHQCQGVIQPAAVVVPSGSGGTHAGLAVGLSAVLPETALVGVTVSRRAEQQRPLIAGLIAQASERLSQAPPVADISLWDEYYAPGYGVANDEGREAIALLARLEGIVLDPVYTGKAMAGLIDGLDRGRFPDGPLVFVHTGGAPALFAYHHLETR; from the coding sequence ATGTGCGATCTTGCCCAACGGTTGGCCGCTTTTCCTCGGCTGGATATTATCGGCCCGCCGACGCCGCTCGAGCATCTCCCCCGGCTGTCGAGTTTTCTCGCGCGGGATATTTTCATCAAGCGCGATGATCTTACCCCGCTGGGCCTGGGCGGCAACAAGCTGCGCAAGCTGGAGTTTCTTGCCGCCGATGCCCTGCGCCAGGGCGCCGATACGCTGCTTACCGCCGGCGCTATCCAGTCCAACCACGTGCGGCAGACGGCGGCGCTGGCGGCCAAGCTGGGGTTGCATTGCGTCGCGCTGCTGGAAAACCCGACCGGTACCGACGACGGTAACTACCTGACCAACGGCAACCGTCTGCTGCTGGATTTGTTTCAGTGCGAGGTTATCTTGTGCGAAGCCCTCACCCAGCCTGTCCAGCAGCTGGCCGATGCGGCCCTGCGTCTGGAGGCGCAGGGCTTTCGGCCGTATGTGGTGCCGGTGGGCGGCTCCAACGCGCTGGGCTCGCTCGGCTATGCCGGCTGTGCGCTGGAAATCGCCCACCAGTGCCAGGGGGTCATTCAACCGGCGGCGGTAGTGGTGCCTTCGGGCAGCGGCGGCACGCATGCGGGGCTGGCGGTCGGGCTGAGCGCCGTACTGCCGGAAACGGCCCTGGTCGGCGTCACCGTCTCGCGCCGGGCGGAACAGCAGCGGCCCTTGATTGCGGGACTTATTGCGCAGGCGAGCGAACGCTTGTCGCAGGCGCCGCCGGTGGCGGACATTTCCCTCTGGGACGAGTATTACGCCCCCGGCTATGGCGTAGCCAACGACGAGGGGCGCGAGGCGATTGCGCTGCTGGCGCGTCTCGAGGGCATCGTGCTGGACCCGGTATACACCGGCAAGGCGATGGCGGGGCTTATTGACGGCCTGGACCGCGGTCGCTTCCCCGACGGGCCGCTCGTGTTCGTACACACCGGCGGCGCGCCGGCGCTGTTTGCTTATCATCATTTGGAGACCCGATGA
- a CDS encoding Bax inhibitor-1 family protein has product MDRFPRSQGSIVERANSAVQPFMAQVYGWMTCGLLLTAFVAWYASRTPVLLQFIFSSQITFFGLIIAQLALVFVISGMINRLSGAVATSLFMLYSALTGLTLASIFIVYTASSIASTFVVTAGMFGAMTLYGYTTKRDLSSFGNLLFMALIGIVLASLVNIWLKSTALMWAVTYIGVLVFVGLTAYDTQKLKNMGAQLSLENKDQFRKYSIVGALSLYLDFINLFLMLLRIFGNRR; this is encoded by the coding sequence ATGGACCGCTTTCCCCGCTCCCAGGGCTCCATCGTAGAACGCGCCAATAGCGCGGTGCAGCCGTTTATGGCGCAGGTCTACGGCTGGATGACCTGCGGATTACTGCTAACCGCCTTCGTAGCCTGGTACGCCTCCCGCACGCCGGTGCTGCTGCAATTCATTTTTTCAAGCCAGATAACCTTTTTTGGTCTGATCATTGCCCAATTGGCGCTGGTGTTTGTCATTTCGGGCATGATTAACCGCCTCAGCGGGGCGGTAGCAACATCGCTTTTCATGCTTTACTCCGCGCTTACCGGGTTGACGCTTGCCAGCATTTTCATCGTCTACACCGCGTCCTCCATCGCCAGCACCTTCGTGGTGACCGCCGGGATGTTTGGCGCCATGACGCTTTATGGCTATACCACCAAGCGGGATTTAAGCAGCTTTGGCAACCTATTGTTCATGGCGCTCATCGGTATCGTGTTGGCCTCGCTGGTGAATATCTGGCTGAAAAGCACCGCGCTGATGTGGGCGGTGACCTATATCGGCGTGCTGGTATTCGTGGGACTGACCGCCTATGACACTCAGAAATTGAAGAACATGGGCGCGCAGCTGTCGTTGGAAAACAAAGATCAGTTCCGCAAATATTCCATCGTCGGCGCCCTGAGCCTGTATTTGGATTTCATCAATCTGTTCTTGATGCTGCTGCGTATTTTCGGCAACCGCCGTTAA
- the moaE gene encoding molybdopterin synthase catalytic subunit MoaE has translation MDATLIEVGTADFDVAALYAWLSASDTDGAVVTFTGKVRNHNLGADVSTLTLEHYPGMTEKALAEIAAQARARWPLTRVALLHRVGELGAGERIVFVGVSGAHRAAAFSAAEYMMDLLKTRAPFWKRETTPAGSRWLDARASDQREAERWREDLTPGETDGIG, from the coding sequence ATGGACGCTACCTTGATTGAGGTCGGCACGGCGGATTTTGACGTGGCGGCGCTGTATGCCTGGTTGTCCGCCAGCGATACCGATGGCGCGGTCGTCACGTTTACCGGCAAAGTGCGCAACCATAATTTGGGGGCCGATGTCAGTACGTTGACCCTGGAACATTATCCGGGCATGACCGAAAAAGCGCTGGCGGAAATCGCGGCGCAGGCGCGCGCGCGTTGGCCGCTGACGCGGGTCGCGCTGCTGCACCGCGTCGGCGAGCTCGGCGCCGGCGAGCGCATCGTGTTCGTTGGCGTGAGCGGCGCCCACCGCGCCGCGGCGTTCAGCGCCGCCGAATATATGATGGATCTGCTTAAAACCCGAGCGCCGTTCTGGAAGCGGGAAACCACCCCCGCCGGCAGCCGCTGGCTGGATGCGCGCGCCAGCGATCAGCGGGAGGCCGAACGCTGGAGGGAAGATCTCACGCCGGGTGAGACAGACGGTATCGGCTGA
- the moaD gene encoding molybdopterin synthase sulfur carrier subunit, with the protein MITVLFFAQVRELTGVERLTLEAGFPTVEALRQALAGRGDRWALALEPGKLLAAVNQALVPVDHPLGAGDEVAFFPPVTGG; encoded by the coding sequence GTGATTACGGTATTGTTTTTTGCCCAGGTCCGCGAGCTAACCGGCGTCGAGCGCTTGACGCTCGAGGCGGGTTTCCCGACCGTAGAAGCCTTGCGCCAGGCGCTGGCGGGGCGCGGCGACCGCTGGGCGTTGGCGCTGGAGCCGGGTAAGTTGCTGGCGGCGGTCAATCAAGCGCTGGTGCCGGTGGATCACCCGCTGGGCGCCGGCGATGAAGTGGCGTTTTTCCCGCCGGTCACCGGAGGCTGA
- the moaC gene encoding cyclic pyranopterin monophosphate synthase MoaC, producing the protein MSQLTHITERGDAHMVDVSAKADTVREARACAYVTMAPATLAMILDGQHHKGDVFATARIAGIQAAKRTWELIPLCHPLLLSKVEVLLTADTERHRVRIEALCRLTGKTGVEMEALTAASVAALTIYDMCKAVQKDMVIGPVRLLAKSGGKSGDFTGDDA; encoded by the coding sequence ATGTCGCAACTGACCCATATTACCGAGCGCGGCGACGCGCATATGGTGGATGTTTCCGCCAAAGCCGACACGGTGCGCGAAGCCCGCGCCTGCGCCTATGTCACGATGGCGCCGGCCACCCTGGCGATGATCCTCGATGGCCAGCACCATAAAGGGGATGTGTTCGCCACCGCCCGCATCGCCGGCATTCAGGCCGCCAAACGCACCTGGGAGCTCATCCCTTTGTGCCATCCGCTATTGCTCAGCAAAGTAGAGGTGCTGCTCACCGCGGACACCGAGCGGCACCGCGTGCGAATTGAAGCCCTTTGCCGCCTGACCGGCAAAACCGGCGTGGAGATGGAGGCGCTGACCGCCGCCTCGGTGGCCGCCCTGACGATTTATGATATGTGCAAGGCGGTGCAGAAGGATATGGTTATCGGCCCGGTACGGCTGCTGGCCAAAAGCGGCGGCAAATCCGGCGATTTTACGGGGGACGACGCGTGA